The DNA window ACCGTTTATGTGAAGCTTTTCATGGTTTCTTAGTTCTTACACTATTAAATCTCTTATTTCCTATTATATTATGTTCTCATGCAAGAAATTAAGTAGCTTTGTTAGATTCCAAGTATGTGAGTTGATTATGTCACTTTTCAGGTTAATGGTACTAATTTGACTGAGATTGAGGGTGGAGAAGTTGCTATTACAAACTTGCATTCTTGCAATGGTCCTGATTTTGTTTTACAACTTCGTTTGTCCTTCAACCAAGACAATGTAACCAAGAGTCAAGGTAACTGACTATGGCTACTTCTTCTGTGAACTTTGGATTCacatttatttgtttgtttttgagtGTCATCTATATGTTATGTTAATAGCTATTTCTCAATTTGAAGTTGTGTCAGGTTCGCGGTTGAATCACGAGGCCAATGTGCGGCtgaaatgtgtttattttccAGTTGTTggggtaagattattatatgCATGACTGTTATTTTTATGCAAGTACTTGGGAAACTAAAGTGTACAAGTGTTTCTCAGGGAAAAGAGAACATTGAGAAGATTTTGGAAAAGTTAAAAGATGCAGGACATGAAGTCTCTGAAAATTTTAGAACCTTTAAACGAGTTTCTATTAGAAGGCTTGGTCGATTAATTCCAGATGCTCGATGGGTAAGGTTTTTGATCTTCTAATAAGAAGATATCAATGAGCTAATTTAATGATACCCTTTTCAATGAGATCAGTTCAGTCATTGCTTGAAGATGAAGATAAGTGTTATCTTAATTGTCTTTCCTTTAATAAAACTTTTTATCAGGATTGGATGCCTTTCATGGACTTAAGGCAAAAAAAGGGAACTGATAGGGCACACATATTGAAGAGATGTTGTTTCAGAGTGAAATGCTTTATTGGTAGGCTGACACTGTGTTATCTGCACTTTATGAAGAGAACATTCCTTTGTTTGAGGATTTTCTATATTGCTTTCATATTCTTGATTAAGTTAAACAATGTCATGTTGCAGATACTGATGCTGGTATCAATCCCACTCCGTCGAAGGTAAGTTTTGATGCTATTCTTTCATTAATGTATCAAGATTCAAGCAAATTtctacctctctctctctctcttcctaaACCTTCCAACTTTGCTCGTAGCTGGTGTTGAGTGCCTTGTACAGATGCACCATTGACTAAAAGATAGCATGTTTCCTTAGTGTTCTATCCTTTTGATTTGATACAAgttatcactaatttagttttagtcacaacatgtattgtgactaaaaatacatttggtCACAgtaaattatgatttttgtgactaatacttttagtcacagaCTTTTTAGTCTGAACATagaaatgatatatataattatatcaaCCTTTTTACTTTTaacttgttgtaactaaaaataagattttttgtatattAGCCATTGTAAAAACAAAGATGTCAGAGCTTCATTTGTGTGCATAAAACATCTAACTGTTTTTATTTGTGGTTGTGTACTTTATAACTAAAGTTAAAGTTACTCAGCAAATGTGTATTTATCTGCAGCATGATCTTGCACCTCACAGTCCTTTTACCACTGCACTAAGGAATTTCGGAAATATTCTTTATGAGAATGAAAAAGGTCTTCTTTTTTGCCTATTGGAACTGTTGTACATCATTTGTTATTCAGTTTGTATCCAACTCAAAAATTCAAACTCAGTCCTTACACTTGCAGGGATAGAAATCAGAGTTTATAGAGATGGGAAGCCATTGAAAAATTCGCAACTAGAGAGGGATTATCAAAATTGGATTCTCCAGATGCACAATAAGTATGATGAAGAAGTTGATCACGGTGAAGACGAACCTATACTTGCACTTATCACAAGCCCATCAAAAGGAAAGGCAATCAGAAAATCAAATGATGGTAGGCATGAAAAAAGGAAAAGTATTTGGTTTTCTGGTCTTGGTTCATTTTCCAATTGATTTCTTCCATTTTTTTCCCAATGTTAAATTAAAGTTTCAAGGGTTCACCAAGTTCTTAAGAGGAATGAAATAACATGGAAAGCTGGCCAACATGTTAAGATTTTGAAGGGAGCATGTGCTGGTGTTCATAAAAATAATGTCTATGCAACTATACAATATTTTATACTTGGAGGCTTACAAGGAGATACAGGAGGTAAGTTTTTCCTTGTCAATACTTTTTGTTATTGTTAATGCAAGAGTTTGGGGTGAAGATTTGACTCTTGTTTCTCTTTTGTGCCTTTTCGAATAGGCGAAGTTCAGATTATTTGCAGGTATATTTTGAGAAGTTAAGGCTCTTTATTTAGTCATTCTTTCAACTACTTATAATTTTCTGACAGTAAGTATCTGTATTACATTGGATTGAAAAGGCCACTTGGTACACCAGAGGATGATGGTTGCATAATTTCAGAAGTTAATGGGATGATGACTCTTGATATGAAACGCTCCTTGTCTTTACCTATCAGCGTAATCGATTCCAAAAAGGTTCCAACATACTTTTCCATTTTCCTTTTTATTCCTTATGGTACAAAGATAAATGAATTTGCTTTAATTATTTGTTCAACATTTTGTTCTATAATCCCAGTGCTTACCTGTTGAAACTGCTGAATGGAATAACCAAATGGATAAGcagcttcagaaaaataaaacCGTAGATCTTTACAAATCTTCGATTGTCAAACCTGCAAGGCAAAATTCAAAACAGGAGCATGATGGAATGGAATTTTCCATGTTCATCAAGAATTATAAAAAGGTGCAAGCATAGTTTTTATCTTGGCTTAGGAGATAACCGTTGAAATAGTTCTTTCTATTCATCTATATGAGTTTCTTTTTTCGTCACTGCAGGTCTTTGAAGATGACCTTTTAAAATTTGGTTCAGAAATCCAAATATTGGAAGATAAATATCATCAGTTAaatgaagagaaagaaaagattgAAGAAACTATAAAAGACTTACAAGGTTTTGACTTGCTAGCACAGCTATGGTTTCTATTCTTTATCACATTTTGGTATATTAAGATTGTGTTAATTGAATACTTATCAAGATCTTGTGTTTGTTGTGAATTTTTAGATTCTACTGAACTATATCCATCGGGTTTCGTGAATCAGTTCTCCACGAAAGAAGAAGTGATAGAGAGTATAGTAAAGATGGGCAACTCTGTTGCTGCTGCAGTTCTTTGCAGCATATCTAAGGAAGATCCATTTCAAGAGAAAGAGAATGATTTAATGAAGGACATAATAGGAGTGGTTGCTCTACTCGGAAGAGTTCGTTCTAGTCAGCTGAGCAGGTCAAACATCATATTGTGTATccattattttttaactttttttcatTAGTCTGTTCTAAATTGTTGATTTGTCTACATTTAGGATTTTGGCAGAATACTTGGGTTCTGATCAAATGCTAGCTGTTGTAGCTAGATCTTTCGAAACTGCTATTCTTCTTGAAAAACATAAACAAACTGGAGATGTTAATTGCAGCCATGTTAATCATGAAAAAGCTCCTCTTCTTGGCCAATCTATAAATGGTCGATTTATTGTTATATGCTTTGACAATATAAGGTGACATTCAACTCCAAAACTTCTCTTCTTTTCTCAAGTTATTTAGATGATTTACTAAAAGGATTGACTCTATCTAAGCAGTCCATTTAGAGGTAGCTTGAAGAGTGGTTCTCAGAGGAAGCTGGATTTACAACGCCCTTATTTGAACGATGGAACTATTCCAAAAGGTTTTCTCGGATTTGCTGTGAATATGATTGATTTTGATGCAGACCAACTATCCATTAAGAATAGTTCAGGCAATGGTCTTAGAGAGACTGTATTTTATCACCTTCTTGGTGAACTCCATCTTTACAGAACCTTGGAGGACATGCTAGCTGCTCGTGCTTGTATAAAACAAGGCGCTATATCGCTTGATGGTGGAATATTGAGAGGAGACAGTGTGATATCTTTTGGATCTAGGTGTGTTTCTCTATTCATGTCTTTTTCATCCTCACTTGTGGGAATGTTTTTTGTTGAAATGATTGGTTTTTCTATGATTGTTCTTAGTGATCCTGGAGTGTGCTTTCAAGTTGTGCAAACAATCAATGAAATGCCAAGTTCTCAAGAAAATTTGAAACAGCTTAAAGAGAAGAAATCTGAGTTGAGAACAATCAATGATGAGATAGAAGTAGAGAAGGGAAAACTCAACAAAGTTTTAGACAAGTTTCATGAGAGAAAAGCAGAGTTTAACAAGTTTATGAAGTTAGTGGAATCTCCATACAAACTATGAGGCCACACTGAAATAGTTTTTACAGTATGATGACAAATCAAGTCATAATTTTTCTCCACCGTTTTGAGATTTGCTTTTTTGTCCTTCATCATTTCTCTgatggagaaaaaaaaaagaatgtgttctaaatgtatttttgggtgtatatatatagatatatatatgagCATTGTTATTGAGTATCAGTGGTGCTTGGCATTTTTTATAGGTGCCGTTCCATGATTAGTTAGCAATATTTTCTGAAATCAATGGTAATATGACATCAGTAGGGATGATATTTAATGTTGAAGTGTAACTAtgtattttttatctttttgatAGTTTCTTTGGCTTTAAAACAACATCTGAATTCTTATATATCTAATTTAGTAAAAAGTAGGAGGATGTAAATGTTATACAACTTGGATCTTCAGCTACTGTCTATTTTTCTCTTTATCTCCAAACAAAAttgaaatatataaattctCATAGTGATTCTAATGGGGTTTTcatttgatttgtttttttttttaaaaaaaaaaaaaagtgttaattATATGGGTTGTTATTAAAAGGccttctcttttaaaattagttcTGTTTTTCCcttctgtttttttttaactttgattTGGTACTTTCTACTTTTCCTACTCATAAGACAACTTAAGTTATTGTCATATAACCTAAGCTCATTGAACCTTGGACAAATGACTAGACTTATCAACAACTCAAGATGTTCTAAAAAGCTAAgaataaaatctaaaactttcatgttGAGCTCTAAGTCAAGTTCTACCTCTAAGGTTATTCGAATTTGCAATTAAGTTCTGTCTTGTAAAATTAAATTCGCCGACTTTTACTATTTTCCACCAAAATATGTTAAAATCCTTCCAAAAGACTCTAAATGCATAAGTAGTCTTTAAAATAGCTtaacaaattaaaatcacactaatcaataatttaaagaatcaatttaagaatattaatacataaattgATCATATTTATAAGACAAATATGGACTCATCATGCGTTGAGTTTTCTTTGGCGTTATCAAGATGCTCAATCTAATTTGGCTCCGACTGCTCATGTGAAGCCGGCAGAGACTATGGTTGGGCTCTCTAGTGGCTCGTTTGAGAATTTGAGGTTAGATGATTTAATTCTATTTGTGGATGCGGGTATCAATGAGGACCACAGTTGTATGGGTCTCGGGGCAGTGGTGATAGACCGTGATGGGGAGGTTTTGTGTTCTTCGAGTAATCCAATGACAACCTCCTTTCATCCTAATGTGGTGGAGGCAACAACTCTCTAAAATGGGTGCTGATGTGTCACCGTTCGGGGTACAACTCCAttattattttctcatattgtcTTCATCTTGTCCAAGCTATTAATAACAAGAATAAATATCACACTAAATTTGGTATTATTGTTCATGATATTTTACATGCTTGGTCCGCTACGACTCATTCACTTGCACGTTCGACTTTATATCTTGACTCTTCTTGGATTTGCTGGCCCGGTTTATCACCATGCCTCTAATCCTTGCATTGAGCTtttatttttcacttttttgccatttaataaaattctcctttggctgaaaaaaaaaatatatttaaaaataacttatACTATACGTCTTGTTAGCATAGTCTTACATTGGtaaaatgctaaagggcaccagtggtgcctagcaccctcaTATGTGTCAGTATCGCTATTGAtccaattaagtatcgggtctcatatagtttttaaagagtatcgctagccaatcgtaACGTGACATGTGGAGCTGGTGCCTTATGGCAGGCAATGCTCTTATTAATATTGTCCATTGGGTATTAccgtaaaaaaaattacatacttCAAACTTCAAGGTTTGCAATGAAACAAAAAAGTTATGCAAATTCCATAATCGTGGTAGAGTagccatattatatatatgtggagTGGTCATCTTTCTCATTAGTCTGTAAAGCTTCGCGCCAAACATTCAACAAAACTTTCTTGTCCATGGAAGATTTTctgtattatatataaaattatatgaatattATTCAATAAAGTTCCTAAATTATTATATCAAAAATATCTTCTCATTAGGGCACCGATACTTTTAGCGGCGCACCTCATCCCCGCCTCCGCTGACTGCCCCCTTCAATGGTATGTGTGtgtgtttaatatttaaaattttggctTCAGGATCTTttgaatataaatatgaatgtgGAATTTTATTTTGTGTGCATACACAATGTTTGATGTAATTCCTCAATGAATTGTTAAAGTGTTATTAATTTAGGAGTTAATTAACAAGTTCTatccatttgaaaaaaaaaaataaaaattgagtgTGGTATAGTTTTAATATGCACAGAGGCAAAATGGTATATGTATGAGTAAGACAATTATCAGATTAATATTTATGCTAAATCAGTAAAAAAATATGAACATTGAGCAATAAAGGAATAATTATGATTGTAGTGAAATGTGACTATGCTATTCTTCCTAGTTTTTTTGAGATTAATTTTAAGCTGGAGCCTGCAAGGCAAGGGGATTCAACTTCAAAGTTCACTATTAAGTGTTATTGCATTATTTAAAGGTTAACTGGTTTCATTGTTGTGCTTAATTTTCTTTGTATGAGTTCTTGTTGTGGTTTTTTAGATTTATTGTTTACATACCCTTTTTGTGATCAAGGTTTTGaaaataatcagatttattagATTTACTAAGTGTAAATTTGTTTGAAACCCTTAATAATCATTTATATatcatttcataataattaGGTTAAGAAAACGTAAGAAGATGATAAGGAAAAGGTCAAGAGTAGGAGCGAGAGAAGAGAAAGTTCTTCGTGGGCGTCTTCAATCCTTCAAAAACCTCAATTCGTCAACTGTTGATGAAATCGCCAATTATCTGTACTCTAGTTACCCTGAATACAAACGACAAAAGAGGCCTATTTTCATGAAATTGCTCCAGGATGCTCTAGAGCATAATGAGCAGGGGAGCACCTCCCCTTCCCCCTCTCGGAAGAAGTACAAAAGGGATGTTGATGATGGAAGGAGTTGGGAAAACAATCAGAATTGTTTGAGTGAGTCTGATGTTGATAATGGGGTTGTGTCGATGTCCACATCAACATCAACATCAATGTTGGGGGACAATGAGAGAGTGGAGCCACATTTCGATTTGACGAAGTCGATGCTTCGAGTGTCATATGCTGGATCCGCcaatttgaagaagaagaagaatgaggaTGAGAATTTAGAGTTGGAATTGGTATCGGACCATCATGTTCCTGCGAGTGAGGTTAGAGTGAAATCAGGGTTTGAGGATATGGGCGGGATGAAGGGGGTTTTGAAACAGCTTGAGAAGAAGGTGCTTATGCCTCTCTATCAGCATCAGCTATTGGAGTGGCTTGGAGTTCAGCCAATTTCTGGCCTTTTGTTGCATGGACCACCGGGCTGCGGTAAGACCAAATTGGCTCATGCCATTGCTAACCAGACTGGATATCCCTTTTACAATATATCTGCCACTGAGTTTGTCTCAGGAGTTTCAGGtataaatttttatcttttattttcacATCATataaatgttgatgttgtgATTGATGTTTCAACTTTTTCAATAACTACTTTAGGTGAGTCTGAAGAAAATATAAGAGAGCTTTTTCAGAAAGCACACAAGACTGCCCCttcaattatatttattgatGAGATTGATGTTGTTGCGTCAAAAAGAGAAAACTTACAAAGAGAGATGGAGCGGCGAATTGTGACACAGTTGATGACTTGTGTGGATTCATCTTCAGAATCCAAATCTTCTGACGATAGACAGGGTTATGTTCTTGTAATTGGAGCCACTAATAGACCTAATGCTATTGATCCTGCACTAAGGAGGCCCGGacgatttgaatatgagattgAGTTAGGTGTGCCAGATGAAAATGCGAGGGCAGAGATTCTTTCTGTCATCACAAGAACCATGAGACTTGAAGGCTCTTTTGATCTTCGTAAAATAGCCAGGTCTACCCCAGGGTTTGTTGCAGCAGATTTGAAGGCCCTGGCTTCCGAAGCAGGTCACCTTGTAGCAGAGAGGATTTTGTATGAAAGAAAGTCCAATTCATGTGGGAATTCTATAGATCAGGAACAAAGCATGGAATGGTTGAAAGCACCAGTGATGCCTGAAGTAATGGAAGGGATAAGCATCACCATGGCTGATTTTGAGGTGATTCAGaatacataaattttttttcttctctttttattGAGCACTTTTGAGTTATCTGTCACTTGTTTTTATAGTCTTGCAAATATAGATTATTATATGTATCGGGAAAAAAATGTGAAAGTGACATGAGTTCTCTGTGTAGATGCCCATGTGTTCTTTCTATCATTGTCTAAAAGGACATTATGATATCTTTTCTTTTATGTGATCACACACAGTTATACACCTATCTTCATCTTCAGATGCACTTTTAGTGAATAGTGATTTTTCTGCTTACCTTCTACCCAGAAATTTGACACCTTTTGTGATAGCCATTACTGTTGGTTGAAATATGCTAGGAACTAGCTTGAAGTGTTTCACATTTGatctcatttttctttttcactcTGTTTGGTCGTATTTATACCATGTTTGCTTCTCCTTTTCTTGCTTAATAACCATTCTAGATGCTGTCGTTTTAAAATATCTGTTCCTCTGACTTCTCAAACAACtttaaaatgtaaataaataagtaaaaatcTCTTTTATTTCTATCTGCAAAATGTTCTCTCGAGGAGCAATTTGTAATTTAGATTAATCAAATGTTAACATCAAGCTAAAGAAACTGTTTATTTTGATGATAGATACTCGCTTTACAAGAGAATCTTTATCTCAAATAGGTTTGTGCTAGATTAATCTGTAGATATTTGAGATAAAaggtctttttatttaaatgtacTCTTGTCTACTGTAAGAGAATGTGAGAGTCAATCATATTTTGAATGATACACATTAATATTCAGTTGTATGAAAATATACAGAGATCTTTTGTTgctttttcacttttattaaATAGCCATATACCatttatttgtaattatttCAGTATTTTGTCTAATGGTGTTATTTCTACAACCCAGGCGACTTGAACACCCAAAGCAATGAGAGGACGAAATTTGTGATTAGCTCACTTCTATTGGCACATTTCTTTCTTTATAATACAAATGCCTTAGTTATGAAAGGCTTCATAGTTTGCTAATATTTATAAAAGCAATCTTAGACAATTCAAAGGGGTGAACATTTAGTATCTGGAAGTTTTTTTTTGCatgattaaattatttttgtgtGATATTTTTCAGGAAGCAATTAAAACAGTTCAACCCTCTACTAGAAGAGAAGGTTTTTCTGCCATTCCTAATGTAAAATGGGAAGATGTAGGCGGGCTAGATCTTATAAGGAAGGAACTTGATCGATACATAGTTAGGCGAATCAAATATCACGAGAAATATAAGGTAACATCTATCATAGCCATTTTATTGAGTCGTTATACTGTTATCAAAAGTTACAACCGAGGTTAAGTCTCGTGAGTTAGCTTAGCTTTGTTTTAGCTCATGCtatacattttctaagtttaattttataaattcttATGCGTTAAGCTCTTGTTCGTTTTGTTTATACTTGCATCTCAGATTCTGCATTTGACATCTGTACTCTTTGTTTGTTTCATCTAGATTGCAACCTTGGCTTGAATTGCCTAACATTGTAGACTTTATTTATAAATCTAATGAAAGGTCATTTATAATCTTTTAGACTTTGTACATGGTGTCTTTAATTTGTCTCTTCTTTGAGTAATAGGGTGTAAAGAATTGAAGCTAGCACATTATAACTAGGATATTGCTTTCATAAATGCATTGTTTAATTAGTTCTTATTTAGATCTGAACAATTTTTTGGTGGGGTTTTGAATGATGGCTTATGGTGAATTCTGAtatgatttttttctttctttcttaaatttttttacagaGGTTTGGAGTGAATTTAGATACAGGAATTTTGCTTTACGGACCTCCAGGATGTGGCAAGACCTTGATAGCCCAAGCTGTAGCTAAGGAAGCAGGAGCTAATTTTATTCACATCAAGGTTAGTCCAGCTTTTCCTTTTCCATATTCATGTTCTCGTGTAAAAACGAAATTTTTTCACATTATCTTCATATAAGTATGTATTTTCTATTGACTTGTTAGGGTCCTGAACTTCTGAACAAATATGTTGGAGAAAGTGAATCGGCGGTACGTACGTTATTTAGCCGTGCAAGGACATGTTCACCGTGCATACTTTTCTTTGATGAGGTTGGTGGTTTGattgtaaatataaattatatccTAATTTATGATGGTcttaaaattttcttttgtGGGGTTTCACTTGGAACAGCATACATCTAATTGTGTTTTCATAACAACAAAAATCCCCTTAAAATtcctttgcttttttttttttttggttgttgaaGGCTTAGATTACAACTATAATTTAGAGcaataaatatttctttttgtgGTTTCACCATGATAGGTGGATGCCTTAACAAAAGAGCGTGGAAAAGAAGGCTCGTGGGTGACTGAGCGGCTACTGAACCAGGTTAGACAATGTGCAAAGATACTCTTGATTTTTCTCAACTCCATTCCTTTACTTTCTGTCATCAATTGTAAACAAATCCATTTCCTGTCATCAATCTCAGTTGCTCATCGAGTTAGACGGTGTAGATAAGCGCCAGGGTGTCTTTGTAATCGGTGCCACAAATaggtaaaagaaaaacaaaccatTCAATCTTCATTTAGTAAAAAAATGATCCACTTCTTACTGGCTGTTATTGTTGTTACAGACCGGATGTGATGGACAAAGCTTCTTTGCGTCCGGGTAGGTTTGGGAAGCATCTCTACGTGTCATTACCAACTCCCGATGAACGTGGTTTGATCTTGAAAGCCCTGACGAGGGATAAGCCTATCGATGAAAGCGTCGATTTGAATGCTATTGGACGGATGAAGGGCTGTGATCATTTTAGCGGGGCTGATCTTCATGCATTGGTTTGTTATCTATACTAGAAAAACAAATTATTTCATTGCAAGTTCCGGAATTAGCAACATTTTAATTTATTGCAGGTTAATGAAGCTGCTTTGGCTGCtcttgaagatgaagatgaagatatTATTAAAACAACACATTTTGAGCAAGCACTTGCTAAAATTTCTTCATCTGTGCCACCTGAGGTttgtgcttttttttttatttcagttaagaatatttaagtagtttttatttttgttttaagtaatttgtggcgtaaatacttaaatttaattctcgatagtaaataaatattaagtttaatttttcacGGTAATAATACTGAAGTTATATTTCTAGAACTTTTGTAGGTACCTGTTAagtgttaaatttttattttttatttaaaaatatatttaaatatactaataagaaaatgatACGTGAATATTGACGGGTACTTAttgaagttttaaaaatataacttaagtattatcgtcaaaaattaaacttaggtatttatatgTAATCAAGAGTTAAACATAAGTATTTATGTCGCAAAttacttttttgtttttagtttttaatatttattgaatGTTTGAATTGAGAAACAGCAAAGACAGTACTACCAAGTATTATCAAAGCACTTCACAGCAACAATGGAGTAAAACTTAAAAGCTGCATGTGCTATTAGAAGCTTCTCTCTCTCAAGTCAGgaatttatttgtaatttttttatttttatttttttaaaaaaagaagataATACTGTGggcaattttttttgttaattaattagggTCTAAATTAGACAAAACCAAATTTTCTGCTAGATGTATAAATTATAatgtttggtttatttttaGAATGGTATTAAGAATGAGTAGTGTATAGATAAAAAAAGTTTATCTACATAAATTTGATACATTtagcaaaaaaatcaattttgtgAGTAGTGATGTGTATACATAAATTAGATGCATATTTAAGTGATTTTTGTCTAAGCAATTAtgttcatttatattatttatttattgttaagAAAAGTAATAAGGATTACATATAAACAGTGGCGGAGCCAGCCCCTGACCTTAGAATTAGGgggtgcaaaaaaaaaaaagtattcaaGATACATCTTCATCCAACTCTAGAGCGTACTTTGCTAATCCATGGGCAGCCTGATTAGCTTGCCTACGAGCATGAGTAACAGTTACTCCAAGaaaaaaggataaaatacaaCAAACATCATCAATAAGATCAGTAAAACAAGATAAATTCCTATGAGAAGGATTTAAAGCATTGGAGACTCTTTGGGCATCAGTTTTCACATGAGCAATTGACAGTTGATGTTGTGTAGCCCAATTAAGACTGTGGAAGAGCGCCTTAGCCTCCATTTCATCGCTTCTAAAACAACCTTGAGCTGGTTTAGAAAACGCAACAATTACTTCTCCTTTGTAGTTGCACACAACTGCACCAATTCCTAATTTTTTGTCCTGAACATTAGTTGCAGCATCGATATTCATTTTAAGGACATTACCTTCGGGTGGCATCCAAACTATCTCATCCGTTAGTCTCCAATTGTTACCAGCAACAGTTGTAGAAGAATTGCCATATTGGTTATTTATTGATGTGGAGGGATGCGGATGCTGGTTTGCAGCTTGCCATGAAGAGTGATTCTCATTCTGGTTTACATGATGTGCAGCCCTTGTTTGAGTATCCAGACTTTGCGCATGTCGGTGGCCATCCATCCGACAGGGGTTATGAGAATTAACATTACCAAAATGTTGTCTCTGCTGGTGTGATATTCCTGGATGGGGTGCACTGTGATTCTGGGACAATTCAGGTGC is part of the Cannabis sativa cultivar Pink pepper isolate KNU-18-1 chromosome 5, ASM2916894v1, whole genome shotgun sequence genome and encodes:
- the LOC115715860 gene encoding structural maintenance of chromosomes flexible hinge domain-containing protein GMI1 isoform X4 produces the protein MFPQKGTKRQLFGTNDGSSNSLDEIYRFKVLLPNGTTVGLNLRESGSNMGVNDFINLVKDEYSRLSESMQHKRCMNWDSAGSLSLHDANDAKIKGVVDFKNFKPHKCHILILHDGSGKAVQTFENMWDLTPDTDILREVPESYTFESALADLIDNSLQAVWANSNNDRKLVSVDLLEDRISVFDSGIGMDGSDENSLAKWYVLPMSFPAFRVHLNLSVLTSALLYRGKMGASLNRSEKEQAIGGNPPYLMPYFGMFGYGGSFASMHLGRHALVSSKTKNSRKVYTLRLAREALLRRSGLEWTTSGGLRDPSEDELTKTKHGSFTKVEIFEPKIKPSNILQLQCKLKDIYFPYIQCDELSNSRKTITPIEFQVNGTNLTEIEGGEVAITNLHSCNGPDFVLQLRLSFNQDNVTKSQVVSGSRLNHEANVRLKCVYFPVVGGKENIEKILEKLKDAGHEVSENFRTFKRVSIRRLGRLIPDARWDWMPFMDLRQKKGTDRAHILKRCCFRVKCFIDTDAGINPTPSKHDLAPHSPFTTALRNFGNILYENEKVSRVHQVLKRNEITWKAGQHVKILKGACAGVHKNNVYATIQYFILGGLQGDTGGEVQIICRPLGTPEDDGCIISEVNGMMTLDMKRSLSLPISVIDSKKCLPVETAEWNNQMDKQLQKNKTVDLYKSSIVKPARQNSKQEHDGMEFSMFIKNYKKVFEDDLLKFGSEIQILEDKYHQLNEEKEKIEETIKDLQGFDLLAQLWFLFFITFWYIKIVLIEYLSRSCVCCEFLDSTELYPSGFVNQFSTKEEVIESIVKMGNSVAAAVLCSISKEDPFQEKENDLMKDIIGVVALLGRVRSSQLSRILAEYLGSDQMLAVVARSFETAILLEKHKQTGDVNCSHVNHEKAPLLGQSINGRFIVICFDNISPFRGSLKSGSQRKLDLQRPYLNDGTIPKGFLGFAVNMIDFDADQLSIKNSSGNGLRETVFYHLLGELHLYRTLEDMLAARACIKQGAISLDGGILRGDSVISFGSRCVSLFMSFSSSLVGMFFVEMIGFSMIVLSDPGVCFQVVQTINEMPSSQENLKQLKEKKSELRTINDEIEVEKGKLNKVLDKFHERKAEFNKFMKLVESPYKL
- the LOC115715860 gene encoding structural maintenance of chromosomes flexible hinge domain-containing protein GMI1 isoform X2; amino-acid sequence: MFPQKGTKRQLFGTNDGSSNSLDEIYRFKVLLPNGTTVGLNLRESGSNMGVNDFINLVKDEYSRLSESMQHKRCMNWDSAGSLSLHDANDAKIKGVVDFKNFKPHKCHILILHDGSGKAVQTFENMWDLTPDTDILREVPESYTFESALADLIDNSLQAVWANSNNDRKLVSVDLLEDRISVFDSGIGMDGSDENSLAKWYVLPMSFPAFRVHLNLSVLTSALLYRGKMGASLNRSEKEQAIGGNPPYLMPYFGMFGYGGSFASMHLGRHALVSSKTKNSRKVYTLRLAREALLRRSGLEWTTSGGLRDPSEDELTKTKHGSFTKVEIFEPKIKPSNILQLQCKLKDIYFPYIQCDELSNSRKTITPIEFQVNGTNLTEIEGGEVAITNLHSCNGPDFVLQLRLSFNQDNVTKSQVVSGSRLNHEANVRLKCVYFPVVGGKENIEKILEKLKDAGHEVSENFRTFKRVSIRRLGRLIPDARWDWMPFMDLRQKKGTDRAHILKRCCFRVKCFIDTDAGINPTPSKHDLAPHSPFTTALRNFGNILYENEKGIEIRVYRDGKPLKNSQLERDYQNWILQMHNKYDEEVDHGEDEPILALITSPSKGKAIRKSNDVSRVHQVLKRNEITWKAGQHVKILKGACAGVHKNNVYATIQYFILGGLQGDTGGEVQIICRPLGTPEDDGCIISEVNGMMTLDMKRSLSLPISVIDSKKCLPVETAEWNNQMDKQLQKNKTVDLYKSSIVKPARQNSKQEHDGMEFSMFIKNYKKVFEDDLLKFGSEIQILEDKYHQLNEEKEKIEETIKDLQGFDLLAQLWFLFFITFWYIKIVLIEYLSRSCVCCEFLDSTELYPSGFVNQFSTKEEVIESIVKMGNSVAAAVLCSISKEDPFQEKENDLMKDIIGVVALLGRVRSSQLSRILAEYLGSDQMLAVVARSFETAILLEKHKQTGDVNCSHVNHEKAPLLGQSINGRFIVICFDNISPFRGSLKSGSQRKLDLQRPYLNDGTIPKGFLGFAVNMIDFDADQLSIKNSSGNGLRETVFYHLLGELHLYRTLEDMLAARACIKQGAISLDGGILRGDSVISFGSSDPGVCFQVVQTINEMPSSQENLKQLKEKKSELRTINDEIEVEKGKLNKVLDKFHERKAEFNKFMKLVESPYKL